The sequence CTTCCACAGCCGACCATCGCGGTCATACAGGTCAGACGCGGTTATGAACCATCCTTCTGAATCGATATACAAAATCCTTTTCGGGATGAGTGTGCTGGCGCTGAGCGCCGAACCAGGCTTTGCGGTCGCCTCGATCACATAAATGCGGCGTGGCTGCCAATTCTCGCAGACTGTACGACCTCCATCGTTAGCGCAGGGCGTCGCGGGCGAATTCCCATCCACCGACGCAAGCATCGAACGTTCGCCCAGAAGCCGATAGCTGTACTCTGTGATCTTTCCCGAGAATCCGAACGCGGAGTTCGGATCAAGTGTCGATGCGTAAGTCGTCGCGCCTCCCCCTCCCGACCGGGTGCCGGCACCACTGATCCGGGCGACACCAAAGGCGTCGGAAAGCTCGGAAGCTGGCAGACGCCGGAGACGCCTGCTGCTGGAGCTATACTCCCATGCGTAGTCTTCGACTTTCGGTAGAATGGAACGCTCGCGAACAATTCCTGCGCCACGCATTTCGGCCGGCTCGAGCACTGGATACACTCCGCCACGCGAGGCGATACCCATGTTCAAGACTCCGGGATCGATAGGCACTGGTGCCACCTCGGTCCGGCCTATGTAGTTGTACAAACCGAAATGACCGAAGGCGAAATGCTCGATTTCATCCGACGAACCAGCGGCATAGCTCTGGGTCTCGACATTCCGAGCGTCGACATCGTCGGTGTACATGGGGCGAAACTCAAAGTTCCACATGATCTTGCTCGCCGCCTGCGGATCGTCGGCGTCAACCATCGGGAAGGGCAGACCGGCGACATAGTTCGCGAGGTTTCCGTCCGGCGAGAGACCAACTTGTGACGAATACTTTTCGGTGGCGGCCTTATACGGCGGCGGCCATTCCAACTGGCCAGTCGGAACGATGCGCATTGCCATGCCTTGTTGGACAAGAAACATGTTTCCCGGACTTACCAGTCCCGCGACCTTTGAAGCATTGTCGCGAGTGATAAGGTCCCCGGGCTTTACCTGTGCGCTCGCGGGGGATGTCGAGGAGCAGGCGAGCACAATGGCGAGAGTAACGATGGCAGTAATCCGATTGTATTTCATAGAGTCCTTCCTTTCTCGATTTTGATTTGAGAAACGTGGAACCGTTTGGAGATTCACCGCAGTGGGGAAACGGACGCGCTTGAGGTAGCGGACGATAAGCCTGGAGACTTGTCGTTCCGAAGGGCAGCTCCGAGCGTTTGCCTGATGAGATTGTCGATGCTGATCCATCCGGCCCCTGAAATCATCAGCCAGAAATAGACCAATGCGTAGAGAGGCTCATCGAGCTCGACGAAGTCGTCCAGGCCGGCGACGTTCTTCAATTTAACCGTGATGATCGCGACCGCCATGTTGATCATCATAGGGATTGAAACAAAGCGCATCCCGAGCCCCACCACGGTCAACGCTCCGCCGATACACTCGGTGTATGCAGAAAGGGCAGCATTGAAGGCCGGGTGCGGTATGTCCCATTCCATGAACCGCTGGGTAAATGCGTCGAGGTTGTGCAGCTTGGCCCATCCGGTCTCGAAAAAGAAATACCCGACAAACAGGCGCATAAGCAGCGCTGCGAGCCAGTTGAATGACGAGAGCCGCCGTAGGAACTCTTCCACGATGGCTATCAACGATTCGAGTTTGCGCATGTCAGGCCCGTCTCCTTGGTCGTCTGTCGGAAAGTACTCAGCAAGAGATGAAAAGTTACGCCGCTCTCCAGCGACGCAACTCCTGGCAATGTGGCCTGTAACTTTTCGTTGGTCTGCCGGAATAACCAATCGTTGGCACAAGTAGGGGTCGCCGCGGTTCAGCGGTTCGGCACGGTCGGTACGCAATACTTTCAGTCCGCATTAAGCGGAGAGGAGAACCACGATGAACAAAGGAACGAAGGGAGCACTGCTCGCGTCTGCGGTCGCCACGCTGTTTCTAGCAACCGCGGCTGTGGCCCAGGACTCAGGGGCGATGTCGTCCAGCAGCTCACAAGCCCAGCCCGCGAAGGTCAAGTGCGTGGGAGCTAACGCTTGCAAGGGCCAGAGTTCCTGCAAGAGTGCCCAGAACGACTGCAAGGGCCAGAACGCGTGCAAGGGCAAAGGTTTCGTAAACACCTCGAGCCAGGATGAGTGCACGCAGAAAGGCGGACATACTGAGTC comes from Candidatus Binataceae bacterium and encodes:
- a CDS encoding DUF1329 domain-containing protein, coding for MKYNRITAIVTLAIVLACSSTSPASAQVKPGDLITRDNASKVAGLVSPGNMFLVQQGMAMRIVPTGQLEWPPPYKAATEKYSSQVGLSPDGNLANYVAGLPFPMVDADDPQAASKIMWNFEFRPMYTDDVDARNVETQSYAAGSSDEIEHFAFGHFGLYNYIGRTEVAPVPIDPGVLNMGIASRGGVYPVLEPAEMRGAGIVRERSILPKVEDYAWEYSSSSRRLRRLPASELSDAFGVARISGAGTRSGGGGATTYASTLDPNSAFGFSGKITEYSYRLLGERSMLASVDGNSPATPCANDGGRTVCENWQPRRIYVIEATAKPGSALSASTLIPKRILYIDSEGWFITASDLYDRDGRLWK
- a CDS encoding DoxX family protein; its protein translation is MRKLESLIAIVEEFLRRLSSFNWLAALLMRLFVGYFFFETGWAKLHNLDAFTQRFMEWDIPHPAFNAALSAYTECIGGALTVVGLGMRFVSIPMMINMAVAIITVKLKNVAGLDDFVELDEPLYALVYFWLMISGAGWISIDNLIRQTLGAALRNDKSPGLSSATSSASVSPLR